The sequence CAATAGTCATCGTCATTCCCGGTACTGCGGATTGTAGTGAAGCGGAGTATCCGATGTCCATCACCCCGAGACCGGCAGGAATAAAGAATACCACTGATCGAAGAAAGGAAACGACCGGTTCAAATATCATAACATCCTGGAAGGATACCTTCGCACCCAGTAAAAAAAGAATGCAATATGTTTCCGCAAGTTCTGTAAGCCACCCACAAAAGAAAAACAGTATTGCGGCAATGTTTGTTGTTGAATTCCGCACAATTGCATTCTTCACAACGATATCTGTCTCGAAAAACGTTTTTTTTGTCCGATACAGCATCGTTTGAACTGCTCTGAACGGAAGACGCATCAACAATCTGTAACTAACGCTCCCGAGATTTCCTTTGGCGAGAAAGTATCCTATCGTCAAAAATACGATAAGCAGTAAGAAACTAACGGTAAGGCCAGTTTGTGTAAGTATAGAATCTGATCGGGAGGAACCTATCGTTATACCGGCTAAAACAACAACACCGATATACAGTGCTTGCGCTAGTCCCAGGAAGACTTTTCTCATTAACAGGCTTGAAACGATGTGAGGCGTTGGAACAGATGTATGTTTTGCCATCAACATCACTTTTACTGATTCACCAACCACGACACCGGCGGGGAGGAAGCGATAAAACGATTCTCCGGCAATATGAATCAACACAATTCGAATAAACGATATTGATTGGGAGGTTGGGAGAAGTTGCTGCCAAGCAAGGGAGTCAAAAATACATCCAACAAAATAAAAGGAGAAAATAACAATACAAAGATATCCGACATCTGAAATGAGGGTAAGTGTTGTAGCGATATTAATATTGCGAAAGGTAAAGAAAAATAAGAGAACACCTGCAATAAGCATGCTGCTGCGGAAAAGAAACTGTCGTCGACCAATCATCGTATTCACGGATACAAATGTACGTGTTCAACATTAACCGTGAATGAAGGGGAGGTGAATAAACAGTAAATGAAAGATTACGAGAATGTATCGAGAGCGTGAAGAAATCTTTCATGTAGCTTCAAGAAATAAATTTCCTTAGCCCTTTTTGTATAACTGAAAGATCTTGTTGTCCAAATGCTGTGCCTCAAGGATAAGGTCACAGATTTCACGAACGCATCCATCTCCGCCACGACGCTCGGTGACATAATGCGCTAATTGTTTATTCCATTTGCATCCATCGGATGGTGTAGCAGCAAAGCCGACTTTTCCCAGCACTTCAAGATCATTAATATCATCGCCAATATAGGCAATCTCGTCCCATTCTAACGCGTAGTGCTTTCGAATCTTATCAAGAACATCCATTTTTCGGTGAACACCTTGATACAGATTTTTAATCTTCAGTTTATCGGCTCGCAGTTTTACAATTTTCGTCTGCTCACTGGTAATGATGGAAGTGATGATCCCGGCAATTCTAAGAAGCGTTAATCCCATTCCGTCACGAGTTGAGAATTTTTTTTGCTCAACGCCATCTTCTCCATAATACATTCCGCCATCCGTAAGAACGCCGTCTACATCGGTGCATAAAAGTTTAATTTTTGTTAATCGTCTTTGAAGTACTTTTTTCATGCTTTTCCATTCTTGAAATAATTAATTTTTATACACTATGCTCCATTTTCACGGATACAGGCTTTATAACACTTACGTATAATACGCGGACTTCACAGATTGAATGAACACATTTCAAAATTTCAGTACACAATAAAGATTTTATTAACCCATGTTTCGTAGAATAAGAATAACCAGTCATGGTGAGCCTGTCCGCCTCTGTGGAATCCTGAAAAGCGGGAGATTCCGAACATCGGGACAAATAACGAAGGATTTGCTCAGATCAGACACAAAGTGTCCCTTCGGTAAGGACTCCTTTGGAGATGTCTGCCGTTTTCGCGCCACGGTGAACCACGTACATCTCTTTGCGAAACATCAGTTATTAACATTGAATAATGTATGAAGCGAATGTTACGGAGTGTGTTATCGTGCCTTTGCCAAGACAGGATGTAACTGTTTTGGCGCCAGTATGCTGATAGTAATTTTTTCAATACTCTTTTTTTGAACGTGCAGCAAGTGAAACAATCGATCACCTTGAGCGTTGGCAAACATCGTTCCCCCGGCATTCAAAAATGTGACGTTTTTTCTGGTATATTCGTCATGATGATGCAAATGTCCGTGCAACACTTTTGCCACATCAACGTTGTTGAACAATTGGAAGAGCCGCTTCTTTTTCCACAATTTCATTGTGCTTGATTCAATGGTGTGCCACAACCGCTCCAATTTCCCTGTAGATTTCTTTGACTCTAGCTTGCTAAAATGATGATGGATCAATACGAAGATCGTTTTGCCTTTCAGCATATCGCTGGAAAAGATCTCCTTCAACCGTTGGTGTTGTTGCTTGCCGATATCTCCGTTGGATCCCAAAGGATTTCTAAGCGTACTCCATTGAGCGACTGAGTTGATCCCGACAAAAACGACATCGCGCAAGATTTTCACATACGGGAAGATAGATGAGCCGGAGACATATTTACATCCTTCAAACGACTCATGAAAAGCGGCATGGAACTCTTTTACTTTTGCTTCATAATTTGTTTGTTTGCAGAATCCGGGAAACGACAACACATCCTCTGCATAGAATGGACCACCGAAGATGTCATGATTTCCGATTGTGACGGTCAGTTTTGCGGGATCGAGAAGTCCGAATTCCTTTAAAATACTTCGGGCGTGGGCAAATTCCTTCGGTTTTGCCTGGTTTGTAATGTCGCCGGTAATGACGATGTGATCCGTTTTTAACAACCGACATTTCTGAAGAATTTCATAAAACGCATCAGTGCGTTCGGGGAAATGATCCGGACTTAAATGAAGGTCGGAAAGATGTGCTATTCGCATCGCAGAAATTTTTCGTTATGTGACGATGCAAAGATACTCATCGTTCATAATGAAGAAGTTACGCGAACATTATCATATGATGAAGCAGATGGATGGGGGTAACATGTTTATTTTCTTCGCGGCTGCTCGAATGTTACTGTAACTCGGAAGAGTTCTTCGAACAATTCTTTTTTTCGATCAGCGCCCCAGAACTCAATTTCCAATTCATTCTTTCGTTTTGATGCGATCTGAAAACGAAGCCGTTTTCCGGATGCGCGTACTTTTACATCGGTGATTTTTCCGCTATGTGTTCGATCGAGTCCATCTGCAATACGTAGGATGGATGCAAGTTTTGATACAATTGATTGATCTTCGGGAGACAATAATCGAAAGCCTTCATGTTTTATTTTGGGATGACTCTTCCGATGGTATCGGGCAACATTGGCAATGATTTCTTTTTCATTTTCCGTAAATCCTAACAGTTCACCGTTTTTGATGATGTAGTAGGAGTGTCGATGATGAAGCGCGTGCGATATCGATAAGCCGATTTCGTGAAGTAATGCCGCTGCTTCAAGGTATTCACGTTCTGCGGACGAAAGTTTGTGCCATCGTCCGGTCTGATCGAATATTTTCAACGCAAGATCTGAAACCTGTTTGCCATGTTTAATTTCATTATGGAATTGCTGTGAAAGATGTTGAACGCTGTTGTACCGGATATCGGAAAGGTGATGAAACGACGGTCGCTGAACAGACTTTTCCATCGTATCGAGGATAATTCCCTCGCGCAATGCGTACTCCGAAACGGTCATCTCTGATATTCCAAACTCTTTGAATGTCTGTTCAAGGATTATTGCACCGGCAGGAATAATATCGGCCCGAGATTGATCCAATCCTTCAATCTTCACTCGATCGTCCGGATATTCCATCGATAAGATAGTGTCTACCGCAGAAAATAATTCCTCATCGTTGAAACGGATATTATTCAACGACAATTCGTTTCTTTCGCCGCGGCTGGAGAGAATAATCTTCGCTAAATTCATCGCTGTGCCGGAACTGCCGATCACTTGCTGATAGTCGTATTTTCCAATTTCGCGTACAATGGGGGTGAGCATCCCGCGGACATATTTTCTACATTCTTTTATGGATTTTTCGGTAACACGTCCGGAAGGGAAAAACCGTTCCGATAAGCGAACCGCACCAAGTTTTATGCTGTTGCTGGAGAGGATTTTCTTTTTCTTTCCGATAACATATTCTGTGCTTCCGCCGCCGATATCAATGCAGAGTATTTTTTTATTGAAGACAGGCAGCGCTTGAACAACTCCCAGATAGATCAAACGTGCTTCTTCGGCGCCGGAGGCAATTTCAAGTTTTATTCCCGCTTCGGTCTTCGCACGTCGGATGAACTCTTCCTGGTTCAATGCTTCGCGCACTGCGCTTGTTGCAATCGCACGAATGGGAGCGTTAAATGCTGCGGCGATCTTTTTAAATAATCGCAACGCCTGAATGCCGCGGGTCATCGCATTCTCGGACAAATATTTCATATCTGTTGAGCCCGAACCGAGCCTTACTAATTCTTTTTCGCGAGCTAGCGTGCGGAACTGGCCAGTGGAAGGAGAATATTCCACAACGATTAAATGGAATGAATTTGTTCCAACATCAATGGCGGCGATATTTTTTTTGGCAGAAATTGTTTTCATCACTCTCGAAATATACTGAAGTCCTTGGTGCAAAGAAACTCTTTGTTGATCGGTCTGCTCAGTCCGAAATTTTTCGAAGGATGCGCGGAGGAAGATAGAAAAGAAGACGCGAGCGTTTCGGCTGGTCTACATCGAACTCAATGGCACACAAGGATCCTTTTTTCAACGCAATGGATTGTTCACTTTGACCAA is a genomic window of Bacteroidota bacterium containing:
- a CDS encoding lysylphosphatidylglycerol synthase transmembrane domain-containing protein is translated as MIGRRQFLFRSSMLIAGVLLFFFTFRNINIATTLTLISDVGYLCIVIFSFYFVGCIFDSLAWQQLLPTSQSISFIRIVLIHIAGESFYRFLPAGVVVGESVKVMLMAKHTSVPTPHIVSSLLMRKVFLGLAQALYIGVVVLAGITIGSSRSDSILTQTGLTVSFLLLIVFLTIGYFLAKGNLGSVSYRLLMRLPFRAVQTMLYRTKKTFFETDIVVKNAIVRNSTTNIAAILFFFCGWLTELAETYCILFLLGAKVSFQDVMIFEPVVSFLRSVVFFIPAGLGVMDIGYSASLQSAVPGMTMTIAAAFIIIKRAKELFWIIIGVSVATVLGRIQFTNKRFHSHPQNLTDIAPAQTQP
- a CDS encoding HAD hydrolase family protein, with amino-acid sequence MKKVLQRRLTKIKLLCTDVDGVLTDGGMYYGEDGVEQKKFSTRDGMGLTLLRIAGIITSIITSEQTKIVKLRADKLKIKNLYQGVHRKMDVLDKIRKHYALEWDEIAYIGDDINDLEVLGKVGFAATPSDGCKWNKQLAHYVTERRGGDGCVREICDLILEAQHLDNKIFQLYKKG
- a CDS encoding metallophosphoesterase, with the protein product MRIAHLSDLHLSPDHFPERTDAFYEILQKCRLLKTDHIVITGDITNQAKPKEFAHARSILKEFGLLDPAKLTVTIGNHDIFGGPFYAEDVLSFPGFCKQTNYEAKVKEFHAAFHESFEGCKYVSGSSIFPYVKILRDVVFVGINSVAQWSTLRNPLGSNGDIGKQQHQRLKEIFSSDMLKGKTIFVLIHHHFSKLESKKSTGKLERLWHTIESSTMKLWKKKRLFQLFNNVDVAKVLHGHLHHHDEYTRKNVTFLNAGGTMFANAQGDRLFHLLHVQKKSIEKITISILAPKQLHPVLAKAR
- a CDS encoding Ppx/GppA phosphatase family protein gives rise to the protein MKTISAKKNIAAIDVGTNSFHLIVVEYSPSTGQFRTLAREKELVRLGSGSTDMKYLSENAMTRGIQALRLFKKIAAAFNAPIRAIATSAVREALNQEEFIRRAKTEAGIKLEIASGAEEARLIYLGVVQALPVFNKKILCIDIGGGSTEYVIGKKKKILSSNSIKLGAVRLSERFFPSGRVTEKSIKECRKYVRGMLTPIVREIGKYDYQQVIGSSGTAMNLAKIILSSRGERNELSLNNIRFNDEELFSAVDTILSMEYPDDRVKIEGLDQSRADIIPAGAIILEQTFKEFGISEMTVSEYALREGIILDTMEKSVQRPSFHHLSDIRYNSVQHLSQQFHNEIKHGKQVSDLALKIFDQTGRWHKLSSAEREYLEAAALLHEIGLSISHALHHRHSYYIIKNGELLGFTENEKEIIANVARYHRKSHPKIKHEGFRLLSPEDQSIVSKLASILRIADGLDRTHSGKITDVKVRASGKRLRFQIASKRKNELEIEFWGADRKKELFEELFRVTVTFEQPRRK